DNA from Paratractidigestivibacter faecalis:
AGACGATGAGGGTCTCCATGAGGAGGTCGTTGACGTTGGAGCCGGCGAGAGTCTGGATGAAGTAGACGTCGTCGCCGCGGACGGACTCGGTGAAGCGGGCGTAGATCTCGCCGTTGGCGAACTTCTCGATGTTCAGGCCCTGCAGCTCAAGGTGCAGGATGTCGGCGATCTTCTCGGCCAGGGCCGGATTGCCGGTGCCCGTGTAGAGCTTGATCTCCTTGTTGACGGGCATGGGGTCACTCAGATTCTCGTACATCTTAGGCCTGGTCCTTCCTCAGTCGCTCGAGCCTCTTGCTGGCAAAACCTTCAACTATATGCTGCTCGCTGCGCTCGATGGCAAGGGCGTCAGCGGGAACATCGCGGGTGATGCAGGAGCTGGCGCCGGTGATGGCGCCCTCCCCAATGGTGACGGGCGCGACCATCATGGTGTCGGAGCCAATGAAGACGTTGTCTCCGATGGTGGTGCGGCTCTTGTGGACGCCGTCGTAGTTGCACGTGATGGAGCCGCCGCCGATGTTGACGTGGTCTCCCATGGTGCAGTCGCCGATGTAGGAGAGGTGGGGCACCTTGGAGCCGCGGCCCACCACGGTGTTCTTGAGCTCGACGTGGGTGCCGATGTGGGCGCCCTCGAGCACGTGGGCGCCGCCGCGCAGGTAGGCGCGCGGGCCGCAGGTGACGCCGTCGTCGATGGTGACGTCGGTGCCGACGGTCTCCTCGAGCGTGACGTCGTTGGCAACGGCGCAGTTGGTGAGGCGTGTGTTGGGGCCGACGACGCAGCCCTCGCCCACCGACGTGCTGCCCCAGAGCATGGTCATGGGGAGAAGCTCGGTGTCCCTGCCGACGGTGACGTCCGGGCCGACCCAGACGGTCTTGGGGTCCAGCATGGTGACGCCGGAGGCCATGAGGCCCTCGTTGATCTTGGCCTGCGCCAGGGCCGAGAGCTCGGCCAGTTGGATGCGGGAGTTCACGCCGAGGCCCTCGCGGTAGTCCTCGCAGTGCGTGATGGTGGTGGCGTAGCCGTGGCCGCGCAGAATCTCGACCATGTCGGGCAGGTAGTACTCGCTCTGGGCGTTTTGGTTGCCCACCTCGCCGATGTACTTGGCAAGAAGGGCGCCGTCAAAGGCGTAGCAGCCGGCGTTGCACTCAAGGAGGCCGGCGGCCTGCTCGGGCGTGCAGTCCTTCTGCTCGATGATGCGCGTGACGGAGCCGTCCTCGGCAAGCTCGATGCGGCCATAGCCAAACGGGTCAGGCGGCGTCATGGTGAGGATGGCAGCCGCATGCTGGCCGCCGGAGACGCTCTGGGCAAAGGCGCGGATGGTCTCGGGCTCAATGAGCGGCAGGTCGCCGTTGAGGACCACGACGGGGCCCTCGCCGATGCCAGCAGCCTCGATGGCCACGCGAGTGGCGTGGGCGGTGCCCAGGCGCTCGGCCTGCTCGACGCACTCCACGTCAGTCTCCGCGGCCAGGTGGGCGCGGACCTCCTCGGCGCCGTTGCCCACGACGACCACGATGCGGTCCGCACCGGCGGCGCGCGCGGCACGCGTGACCCAGCTGACCAGAGGCCTGTCGAGCAACTTGTGCATTACCTTGGGGTGACGGGACTTCATACGCGTTCCCTCGCCGGCAGCGAGGATGATCGCGGTCATTGCCATGGGTTGTTGGCCTCCAATGTGCATGGTCCCAGCAAAACGTTTTCAGTCTAGCGCAACAGGCGTCCCGAAGGCGCGAAGCGGCGGCAGCCGGTAAGCCCTGCGTAAAAACCGCAGGATTATAGGGGTGGGAGTAACGTTTTACCTCACGTACGACCAGACGCCGGGCGCGTGCGGCGCACGGCCGCGCGGCTTCTTGCTACAATGAGTCCTTGCCCAGGGGTATCGTCCAATGGTTAGGACAGTGGTTTTTGGTGCCATCAATGTGGGTTCGAATCCTACTACCCCTGCCACTTGGTGCAGCAAAAGGCGAGAAGCGCGCGCTTCTCGCCTTTTTTGTTGCGCCTTGGGTGAACGGGGCAGCCCCGATTGCGTTTTGGGTTCGCTACTCCAGCGGGGGCATGGGCTCCCAGGCGGGATCGTGCAGAATGCGACGGCTCTCCTTGTAGCCAGCCCACAGGCGCGCCCAGCCGCTGCCCAGGTGCTCGCGGTCCACCAGCATGATGCGGATGAGCTCCTTTGAGAAGTTGGCCAGCGTGCCCACGGCATAGCCCACGGGGTTGTAGTCGCCGTACAGGCGATAATAGCGGGCCAGGTAGGCGCGGTTGCGCGTGATGTAGTAGCGTGTCATGTCCGACGTGGAGTTGAGCTGGCGGACGCGGCCGACCTCCTTGTTGGCCACCTCGCGGCGGCGCGAGAGCACGTAGTCCGGCACGTAGTAGACCTTGCCCGCCTTGCTGGCCAGGTAGCCGTAGCAGGCGTCGTCCAGGTAGATGAAGAAGCGCGGGTCGGGCAGGCCAATCTTCTTCACCAGGCCGCGGCTGAAGAAGCTGCCCTCAAAGCAGAGGGCGTTTGCCAGCTTGTAGCGCTCGCCGGGCTTCCAGCCGTCGCGCGAGAACGGGTTGTAGATGGCAAGGCCCGTCCAGAAGCGGTGCTGCCAGAAGAAGTGCCCGCCGTCGAAGTCCCGGCGCTGACCCATGATGGCATCGGCCTCCTCGGACCAGCGGGCCAGCGTGGCCAGACCGTCGGGCTCCACTGCCACATCGTCGTCCATGACCCAGAACCACTCGGCGCCCAGCTCAAAGGCACGCCCGACGCCCGCAGAGAAGCCGCCTGCGCCACCGGTGTTCTCCTCCATGGGCACGTACTCCAGCCGAGAAGTGCCCCCCTCGGCGTCCGGGTCGTCCGTCGTGGGGCCCCAGGCGGCGTCAAGCTCGGCGGCAAACGAGGCCGCCATCTGCGCCGTGCGCGGGGAGTTCTCGTTGTCCACCACCACGACGCGCCATGCGGGAACGGTTAGTTTCTTGATGGACTCGAAGAGCTGCGCCAGGAGCTCCTGGCGCTTGAAGGTCACGATGACTATGGCAGGTCTTCTCATCAGCTCTCCCAGTTGGCGTGCGTATGGCCGCGGTCGGGCAGAACGCCCCGCGCGGCTGGTCTAGTATATAAGGTTACGGCAACACGGGCTTCTCGCCGGCCAGAGCGCGGGAGCACCCGAGGGAGGACACATGAGCACCACCAAGCCAGAGCCCGGACTCGTGAGCGTCATCGTGCCAACGTACAACGTGGCGGCCACGCTCGACCAGTGCCTGGCCAGCATAGAGGGGCAGACGCACCAGCAGGTAGAGGTCATCGTGGTAAACGACGGATCGACCGACGAGTCATCTGCCGTCGCGCACGCGCACGCCGCTCGCGACCAGCGCGTCGTTGTGGTGGACAAGCCCAACGAGGGTTACGGCGCCTCCTGCAACCGCGGCATTGCCATGGCTCGCGGCGAGTGGGTGAGCATCGTGGAGCCGGACGACTATCTTGACCCCGGCGCGTTTGCCGGCATGATCGCCCAGGCCGCGCGCGTGGGCGGCGCAGACGTGGTCAAGTGCGCCTACTGGCGCCTCTTTGAGGGTGCGGACAGGCAGCAGACCCGCGTGACCTGCCCGTACAAGGGGCGCGTACGCCCGCCCCGCCAGCCCTTTGCCGTGGGAGAGGGCATCGAGCTCATGCTACACCACCCAGCCATCTGGGCTGCCCTGTACCGAACGGAGTTCCTGCGCGAGCGCGGCATCCGCTTCCTGGAGATTCCGGGCGCTGGCTGGGCCGACAACCCCTTCCTGGTTGAGACCCTCTGCGCCACGGACCGCATTGCCTACGTGGACGAGCCGTACTACTTCTACCGCGAGCACGACCTCAACGATGCCGAGGGCCTGGCGCGCAAAAGCCCGCTCACGCCGCTCGCGCGCTGGAACGACATGATGGACGCCGCCGACCGCCTCGGCGAGAAGGACCCGCGCGTCCGGGCGGCACTTGCCCTGCGAGGAATCAACTACGCGACCATTACCGTGAGCGCCGCGGGCATGGGTGCCCCTGGCCTGAAGGACCTGCTGCGCCGCTCCATGGAGCGGCTGGACCCCGCCGACGTCATGGGAAACCCCGCCGTCGGCCCTGCGGGAAGGCAGCTCTTTACGCAGGTCATGGGCTTGTCCGAGCCGCAAGGCGGCAAGCTCGCGCACATGGGCTACCTGGCGCGCGAGGGCGTCTGGCGCGTCCGCCAGAACGGCCTGGGCTTCACGCTGCGCAACGCGGCGAGCCGCGTGAACAGGCTCTTCTCGCGGTAGACGGCCCTGGGGTTGAGAAAAGGGACTGTCCCCTTTTCTCACACGTAGGCGTCGGGAGAGGTGCCGGCGGGCATGCCGTGGCGCAGGAGCCCCCAGAGCTTTGCCTGGGAGTATGCCTTGCGCGCGTTGCCGTTGCGGATGGACGGCGTCATGGCGCGCGTGAAGCCGTCGCGCGGCTGGGCCACGCTGGCCGCGAGCTGCGCGTGCTCGGTGGAAATCATGCGAGAAACGCTCTCCAGGTCCTCGGCCTTGGGCGCGATGGGGCCACGGCCCGCCACGCCGTCTATGCAGGCGACGAGAATCTCCACGTAGCGGCGCTGCAGCATCTCCATGCTGGCGGCGTCGCCCTCCATGCCCCAGTGGCGCAGCAGCGCGAGCGTGGCCGCGTACTCGGTTTCGAGGCGCTGATAGGTCTGGGGGCCCGGCGCGGGAAGGCCCAGGTCTCCCACGGAGAGGGCCACGTGGTAGCGGGTGGCGGAGACCATTCCGACGCGCTCCACGTCACGCAGGAAGCCCAGCGTGAAGCCGTGGATGGAGTCCATCTGGCCTGCGTCTGCGCCGGCGCAGGCCTTGGACGCAAACCCCACGCCGGCCGCAAGGGTCACCTGGCGGTCAAAGAGCTTTGCGCAGAGCGGCGCCATGAGGCCGCGGTCAAACAGGGACCACGCGGCGGCGCGGAAGTCGTGCTGGGTCAGGAAGACGCGGTCCTCGGACTCCGCCACAAGCGAGAGCTCGCGGGAGCCCACGGCAACGTTGACCGTAAAGCCGCCCATGACGAGCTCGAGGTCGGACTTCTGGGCAGCATCCAGGAGCTCCGCCAGAAGCGCGGGCTCGGCCCAGGCGCTCTGGCGCATCATCAGCACGTACTCTCCCCTGGCACGCGACAGCGCCAGGTCAAGCGCCGAGAAGACGCTCTTGTCCTCAACGTGCGTCACCGAGATGCGCATGTCACGCTCTGACATGGTGTCAAGGATGCGGGCCGTGCCGTCGGTGGAGCCGGCGTCCACGGCAACGACCTCAAAGTTGGTGAACGTCTGGGCCTGCAGGCTCTCTAGCGCTCGGCGCACCGTGGGCTCTCCGTCATGAACTGCCATAAGAACGGAAACCACGGGCGATGTTGGCGAGAAACCCGTCATTGCCAGCTGCGCTCCTAACCCCTTTGCTTGAGAACCCCAAGGCGAGGCTCTTCTCGCCCAGTCATGGTAAGGGTAGCAGCAGCCTCAAAGCAGAAATGCCCTCCACCAGGGGCGGAGGGCAAATCAAGCAGAATCAACAGAGGTGTGGAGGAGGCGTTGAGCCCGGCAGCCGCACGGCCTACGATGCCGCGACGATGGTCCCCAGGGTCAGGCAGAGCGCGGTCTTGTCGATGGCCTGGAGGCCTGCCTCGGCCTGGTCGGGGTCCGCCACGAGAGAGGCCTCGGTGCGCTGTATGTTGCCAAGGCCGACGCCCGAGACCGTCTCCGCAAAGGCCAAGAGTTCGGAGGCGTCCATGTCAGTGCGCATGAGGCCAAGGAGGTCGGAGGCCTCGCCCACGAGGTTGACCTTGCTCGCGCCCACGATCTGGACGGCCTTCTCGAGGACGTCCCCCGTTGCCACCACGACGTGCTTGAAGCGCACGCCGGATGCCGCCGAGAGCGGCGCCACGCAGGCGTCCGCGCCGGACTGCGCGCAGAGGTCCGCCAGCGTCGTGACCGTCTCGCCGGACGCGACCTCGGCGCTCACGGGAACGGTGGCCAGGACGGCGGTGCCCTGCGTCTTGTTGACGGTGAGGATGCGCGCGTCGGAGAGCTGCGTGCCGCCCGCGTCGGCGGCGGCCGAGGACACGGTGAGGAACAGCGTGCTCTCGAGCTCGTCGGACGAGGCCACGTAGCCATCGGCAGCGCTGGCCTTGGCCTGGGCAGAGAGCGAGTCGGTGAGGTCGTTGGCGCCGAGGCGGCTCTCGAGGGTCACGCGGTTCCACACGGCCATGACCGTCATGGCAAGGGCGACAAACACGACGACGAGCACGACGACACCTATGACATTTGTGTACGGCGTCTCGCGTGGAACGTCACTGCGCTCAAAGCGCTCGCGCTTTCTGAACATGCGGCCTCGCCCCTCCTCCTCTTTAGTGCACGGCTGGGTGGCCGCGCGTTAGAACATCATACCCGTAGCGCCCACCAGAAGGCCAACGGCCACGCCCACGGCATAGACGACGCCGGTGACCGCGGCATTCTGCCGCAGGTCGGCATTGGTGCGCCACAGGACGAGCAGGCCGACGCCGCCGGATACCAGAAGGCCCGCAACCATTGGACCGGCCGCCAGGGTGCCGTCGAGGAAGAGCTCGGTCAGCGCCACGCTGGCACCGCAGTTGGGGATAAGCCCCACCAGGGCGGCGATGAAGGTGGCGCGCACGGGATGGTCAGCCAGCAGCTCGCCGATGGCGTCCTCGCCCACTCCCTCAATGAGCAGGCCAAAGACAAACGTGACCAGGAAGATGAAGACGGTCACCTGGACGGTGTGGACCAGGGCAGAGCGCACGATGGGCCACAGGCCGTGGCCGTGGTGGTTGTGGCCGTGGGCGCGCTCGTGGGCGTGGTGGGCGATGCCGTCGTGCTCGTCCGCGGTCGCGGCCTGGGCCTCGGACTCGGCCTCGGCAGAGCCGTTCTCGTCCTCGGCGTCCTCGCAGTGGCAGTGCGCGCGCTCGCACAGCTCGTGGATGTGCGCGTGGCCGTCGCCCGTGCGGTGAAGCATGCGCAGGGCCACGTCCACCAGCAGGCCGGCGACGATGCCCACGATGACCTTGAGCGCCAGGATGCCAAAGAGCCTGGTCGGAGACTCCTGGTGCGCAACAAAGACCGGAATCATCTCGTCAGAGGTGGAGAGGATCACGGCGACCAAGGTGCCGGCGGTGACGACGCGGCCGGCATACAGCGTGGCCGCCATGGCAGAGAAGCCGCACTGTGGCAGGGCACCCAGGATGGAGCCCACCACGGGGCCGGCCTTGCCGGACTTCTCCACAGCGGCTCGGACGTGGTGGCTTGCGGAGTGCTCCAGGGCCTCCATGGCAAGGTAGGTCAGAAACAGGAACGGGATGAGCTTGAGCGTGTCAATGACGCTTTCTGTCAGTACGTCTACGAGAAAATCCACAGGTAGATGCCCTTTCTGTTGGCTAGTTCCACGGCGCGAGCGCGCCCGCGGGGTATTCTACCCTCACAAAGGTCAGGCCTTTCGCGGGAGCGCAGGGGCCCGCGGAACGCCTGTCGCAGGCCGCAAGGACCTCAGACATCCACTCCGGGCGCCTGTGACCGCGGCCGACCTCCACCAGGCTCCCTGCAATGGTGCGGACCATGTTGTGGAGGAAGGCGTTGCCCGTGATGTCTATGGCCACGAGGTTCTCGCCCGCCTCCTCGAGGGCTCTGACGTCGAGCGCGCCCACGTAGCGGCACGTGGGCTTGCCCACGGCGCTCGTAGCCTTGCAGAAGCTCTTGAAGTCATGCTCCCCCAACAGGAGCTGGGCGCCCTCGTTCATGGCGTCCACATCAAGAGAGCCCTTGAACCACCAGGCATGGTCCCATGCCAGTACGGGCCTCGCGTCCCCGGCGCAGATGCGATACCTGTAGCTCCTGCTCCGCGCGTCAAACCTAGCCGAGAAGGACTCTGGGGCCCTGTACAGGGCGCTCACGGAGAGGTCGTCCGGCGTGAGTGCAACGAGGCTGCGCATAAGACGGGTGCCTGGCAGGCAAAGCTCCTCCTCGCTCACCGGCACGCTCACGTACTGTGCGATGGCATGAACCCCCGCGTCCGTGCGACCGGCACAGGTGAGCTCGCAGGGGCGCCTCAGCGTGGTCTCAAGGGCCCGCCTGAGCTCTCCTGCCACCGTGCGCTGCGTGGGCTGCTCGGCAAAGCCGCTGAAGGCCTCTCCGCGATATCCCAGCTTGATGACGATGGTTCCGCCCGCCTTGGGGCCTCCCTCGTAGAGACAGACG
Protein-coding regions in this window:
- a CDS encoding glycosyltransferase codes for the protein MRRPAIVIVTFKRQELLAQLFESIKKLTVPAWRVVVVDNENSPRTAQMAASFAAELDAAWGPTTDDPDAEGGTSRLEYVPMEENTGGAGGFSAGVGRAFELGAEWFWVMDDDVAVEPDGLATLARWSEEADAIMGQRRDFDGGHFFWQHRFWTGLAIYNPFSRDGWKPGERYKLANALCFEGSFFSRGLVKKIGLPDPRFFIYLDDACYGYLASKAGKVYYVPDYVLSRRREVANKEVGRVRQLNSTSDMTRYYITRNRAYLARYYRLYGDYNPVGYAVGTLANFSKELIRIMLVDREHLGSGWARLWAGYKESRRILHDPAWEPMPPLE
- a CDS encoding glycosyltransferase family 2 protein, coding for MTGFSPTSPVVSVLMAVHDGEPTVRRALESLQAQTFTNFEVVAVDAGSTDGTARILDTMSERDMRISVTHVEDKSVFSALDLALSRARGEYVLMMRQSAWAEPALLAELLDAAQKSDLELVMGGFTVNVAVGSRELSLVAESEDRVFLTQHDFRAAAWSLFDRGLMAPLCAKLFDRQVTLAAGVGFASKACAGADAGQMDSIHGFTLGFLRDVERVGMVSATRYHVALSVGDLGLPAPGPQTYQRLETEYAATLALLRHWGMEGDAASMEMLQRRYVEILVACIDGVAGRGPIAPKAEDLESVSRMISTEHAQLAASVAQPRDGFTRAMTPSIRNGNARKAYSQAKLWGLLRHGMPAGTSPDAYV
- the glmU gene encoding bifunctional UDP-N-acetylglucosamine diphosphorylase/glucosamine-1-phosphate N-acetyltransferase GlmU; the protein is MAMTAIILAAGEGTRMKSRHPKVMHKLLDRPLVSWVTRAARAAGADRIVVVVGNGAEEVRAHLAAETDVECVEQAERLGTAHATRVAIEAAGIGEGPVVVLNGDLPLIEPETIRAFAQSVSGGQHAAAILTMTPPDPFGYGRIELAEDGSVTRIIEQKDCTPEQAAGLLECNAGCYAFDGALLAKYIGEVGNQNAQSEYYLPDMVEILRGHGYATTITHCEDYREGLGVNSRIQLAELSALAQAKINEGLMASGVTMLDPKTVWVGPDVTVGRDTELLPMTMLWGSTSVGEGCVVGPNTRLTNCAVANDVTLEETVGTDVTIDDGVTCGPRAYLRGGAHVLEGAHIGTHVELKNTVVGRGSKVPHLSYIGDCTMGDHVNIGGGSITCNYDGVHKSRTTIGDNVFIGSDTMMVAPVTIGEGAITGASSCITRDVPADALAIERSEQHIVEGFASKRLERLRKDQA
- the truA gene encoding tRNA pseudouridine(38-40) synthase TruA, with the protein product MSEQSPGPVCLYEGGPKAGGTIVIKLGYRGEAFSGFAEQPTQRTVAGELRRALETTLRRPCELTCAGRTDAGVHAIAQYVSVPVSEEELCLPGTRLMRSLVALTPDDLSVSALYRAPESFSARFDARSRSYRYRICAGDARPVLAWDHAWWFKGSLDVDAMNEGAQLLLGEHDFKSFCKATSAVGKPTCRYVGALDVRALEEAGENLVAIDITGNAFLHNMVRTIAGSLVEVGRGHRRPEWMSEVLAACDRRSAGPCAPAKGLTFVRVEYPAGALAPWN
- a CDS encoding glycosyltransferase family 2 protein; the protein is MSTTKPEPGLVSVIVPTYNVAATLDQCLASIEGQTHQQVEVIVVNDGSTDESSAVAHAHAARDQRVVVVDKPNEGYGASCNRGIAMARGEWVSIVEPDDYLDPGAFAGMIAQAARVGGADVVKCAYWRLFEGADRQQTRVTCPYKGRVRPPRQPFAVGEGIELMLHHPAIWAALYRTEFLRERGIRFLEIPGAGWADNPFLVETLCATDRIAYVDEPYYFYREHDLNDAEGLARKSPLTPLARWNDMMDAADRLGEKDPRVRAALALRGINYATITVSAAGMGAPGLKDLLRRSMERLDPADVMGNPAVGPAGRQLFTQVMGLSEPQGGKLAHMGYLAREGVWRVRQNGLGFTLRNAASRVNRLFSR
- a CDS encoding putative manganese transporter, with the translated sequence MDFLVDVLTESVIDTLKLIPFLFLTYLAMEALEHSASHHVRAAVEKSGKAGPVVGSILGALPQCGFSAMAATLYAGRVVTAGTLVAVILSTSDEMIPVFVAHQESPTRLFGILALKVIVGIVAGLLVDVALRMLHRTGDGHAHIHELCERAHCHCEDAEDENGSAEAESEAQAATADEHDGIAHHAHERAHGHNHHGHGLWPIVRSALVHTVQVTVFIFLVTFVFGLLIEGVGEDAIGELLADHPVRATFIAALVGLIPNCGASVALTELFLDGTLAAGPMVAGLLVSGGVGLLVLWRTNADLRQNAAVTGVVYAVGVAVGLLVGATGMMF